In Dysidea avara chromosome 3, odDysAvar1.4, whole genome shotgun sequence, a single window of DNA contains:
- the LOC136249073 gene encoding uncharacterized protein — translation MVAPRSLVCKHSILFGGGALLKKCLVYILANWYIFLTVKDLFGGVRSASGDKRGDNTIARRACSEAYPSTNTSTLQSMLTKSYDDCHSEYLPKSQHAGQQSALKTKTISSIRLVELCEILICCNCTPGPIPHVVFHIVPFVWKKYSSWSPCYQEYYKWVSFNIVQSIIFGGAILKKCLVYIFASWYIFLTVKDLFGSVQSASRDNTRRIYSEASPSTNTSTVQSMLTKGHDDCHSGYLPTSQHAQQSAIKTKMISPIRLVELFEILLLSCDCIPMPHVVFHTVPFVWKKYSPWSLYHKSVSINIVQSIIFGGAFLKKCLVYIFASWYIFLTVKDLFGGVHSASGDDTRRICSEASLGTITLTVKGHDDYHSEYLPKSQPNLNAQQSAIKTKTISSIRLVELFGIHLLCCDCALIVFHIVPFVWKKYSPWSLCYQEYRKWVSINIVQSIILSGTFLKESVVYILASWYIFLTVKDLFGSVWSASEDSTRHVYVCSEASLNTNASTIKGVQSMTKGHDDTHSEYLPKSRPYLNAQQSAIKTKAVSSIRLVELFGIHLLCCDCTQIPHVLFHIVPFVWNKCSPCYQEFKWVTINVVQSIIIVEAFLKRSLVDILESWYTFLTVKDLFNGVFSKSRNNTSCVSSDASTTIIVVYKSRNKGHDDYCSENLPKPQPNLTGARQSTLKTKKKIAIVELVEILILKSACCGCNPVLHVVCHAVSTIVPYLWTKYKIELHMCFTFSWQTHSKSVTAIIKHKPTGLHSEQNGDLHICNHPEAVNRGDRPLKKQSLQSNLTMQMHAELFISSDDGKSCNESTFGSATNCTAVNSSNYSHNTYRSQIAVGLQRSKLTGVESVADKATDKVQLSKQQTTLNNEPHSYREPRVPPNDHYKHHSRKDCEPSIKTWKREEHMHTQEHVASSGYSKPTYAVLVGRTVMVYDTSRFASLPNCSKFMVKERIKDSSGATKVKLALKSCEEKSTCMPTEEERDGVGRKCKEEEDGTGKKQHFRENTKIPGCIIFTCDRRFCGTMKYPLPTGRATDSKIGKGGNGFVFTMYHERKQYAVKKTVYRSNEVNVHSALNHKNILPLLAVLMGERHERHSGKFYCFHFMPKMDYDLRQILSAREVGCLKHFYNHCSKDIEKWQTGFNNVKFILAETLEALTHLHNNGYVHRDVKASNIMIKMQCRCQPLYCKCSSKFQVKLGDFDSAGTVPGLGIKEPTDQMIKFASILPLGTPGYRAPEVSMHITLSGPYETLYTFAVDMWSFGCLCLNICIGKTAALKQREEASLLLSKTHPCGKELWEKTTKIKELENVKPFSSEKEFLNLIKSCLQVSGDARPTAPDAVKVFKQHLLTN, via the exons ATGGTAGCGCCTCGCTCTTTAGTTTGCAAACACTCCATTTTGTTTGGTGGCGGTGCTCTCTTGAAAAAATGTTTGGTGTACATCTTGGCAAACTGGTACATTTTTCTGACAGTCAAGGATTTATTTGGCGGTGTACGGAGTGCAAGCGGAGATAAACGAGGAGATAATACAATTGCAAGGCGCGCATGCTCTGAAGCCTATCCGAGTACAAATACTTCTACACTTCAATCTATGCTGACTAAAAGCTATGATGATTGCCATAGTGAATATCTGCCAAAGTCTCAACATGCCGGCCAGCAAAGTGCACTAAAAACCAAGACGATATCATCTATAAGATTAGTGGAGCTATGTGAGATTCTCATCTGTTGTAACTGTACTCCTGGACCAATACCACATGTAGTCTTTCATATTGTACCATTCGTTTGGAAGAAATACTCTTCGTGGAGTCCGTGCTATCAAGAATACTACAAGTGGGTGTCTTTTAATATTGTCCAATCCATTATCTTTGGAGGTGCTATTTTGAAAAAATGTTTGGTATACATCTTTGCAAGCTGGTACATTTTCCTGACAGTGAAGGATTTGTTTGGCAGTGTACAGAGTGCAAGCAGAGATAATACAAGGCGCATATACTCTGAAGCAAGTCCAAGTACAAATACTTCTACAGTTCAATCTATGCTGACTAAAGGCCATGATGATTGCCATAGTGGATATCTGCCAACCTCTCAACATGCACAGCAAAGTGCAATAAAAACCAAGATGATATCACCTATAAGATTAGTGGAGTTATTTGAGATTCTCCTCCTTTCTTGTGACTGTATTCCAATGCCACATGTAGTCTTTCATACTGTACCATTTGTTTGGAAGAAATACTCTCCGTGGAGTCTGTACCACAAGTCAGTGTCTATTAATATTGTCCAATCCATTATCTTTGGAGGTGCTTTTTTGAAAAAATGTTTGGTGTACATCTTTGCAAGCTGGTACATTTTCCTGACAGTGAAAGATTTGTTTGGTGGTGTGCATAGTGCAAGCGGAGATGATACAAGGCGCATATGCTCTGAAGCAAGTCTGGGTACAATTACTCTGACAGTTAAAGGCCATGATGATTACCATAGTGAATATCTGCCAAAGTCTCAGCCAAATCTAAATGCACAGCAAAGTGCAATAAAAACCAAGACAATATCATCTATAAGACTAGTGGAGCTATTTGGGATTCACCTCCTTTGTTGTGACTGTGCTCTAATAGTCTTTCATATTGTACCATTTGTTTGGAAGAAGTACTCTCCGTGGAGTCTGTGCTATCAAGAATACCGCAAGTGGGTGTCTATTAATATTGTGCAATCCATCATCTTAAGTGGTACTTTTTTGAAAGAAAGTGTGGTGTATATCTTGGCAAGCTGGTACATTTTCCTGACAGTAAAGGATTTGTTTGGCAGTGTATGGAGTGCAAGTGAAGATAGTACAAggcatgtatatgtatgttctGAAGCAAGTCTGAATACAAATGCTTCAACAATTAAAGGGGTTCAATCTATGACTAAAGGTCATGATGATACCCATAGTGAATATCTGCCAAAGTCTCGACCATATCTAAATGCACAACAAAGTGCAATAAAAACCAAGGCAGTATCATCTATAAGACTAGTGGAGCTATTTGGGATTCACCTTCTTTGTTGTGACTGTACTCAAATACCACATGTACTCTTTCATATTGTACCATTTGTTTGGAACAAATGCTCTCCATGCTATCAAGAATTCAAATGGGTAACTATTAATGTTGTCCAATCCATTATCATTGTTGAAGCTTTCTTGAAAAGATCTTTGGTAGACATCTTGGAAAGCTGGTACACTTTTCTGACAGTAAAGGATTTGTTTAACGGTGTGTTCAGTAAAAGCAGAAATAATACAAGTTGTGTAAGCTCTGATGCAAGTACAACAATTATAGTAGTTTATAAATCTAGGAATAAAGGCCATGATGATTACTGTAGTGAAAATCTGCCAAAGCCTCAACCAAATCTAACCGGTGCAAGGCAAAGTACACttaaaaccaagaaaaaaattgCTATAGTAGAGTTGGTTGAAATTCTCATCCTTAAAAGTGCTTGCTGTGGCTGTAATCCAGTACTGCATGTAGTCTGTCATGCTGTTAGTACTATAGTACCATATTTGTGGACGAAATACAAAATTGAATTACATATGTGCTTTACATTTTCATGGCAGACTCATTCCAAGTCAGTGACTGCAATAATTAAGCACAAGCCCACAGGACTACATAGTGAGCAAAATGGTGACTTGCATATCTGTAATCATCCTGAGGCAGTGAACCGTGGAGACAGACCTCTTAAAAAACAATCTTTACAGAGTAATCTGACAATGCAAATGCACGCTGAGCTATTTATCAGCTCAGATGATGGGAAGAGTTGTAATGAAAGCACCTttggatcagctacaaattgtACAGCTGTAAATAGTTCTAATTATAGCCATAACACTTACAGATCTCAGATAGCAGTTGGTTTACAGCGCTCAAAGCTTACAGGAGTGGAGAGTGTGGCTGATAAGGCAACTGATAAAGTGCAACTTagtaaacaacaaacaacacTGAATAATGAACCACATAGCTATAGAGAGCCACGTGTGCCACCCAATGACCATTACAAACACCATAGCAGAAAAGACTGTGAACCATCCATAAAGACATGGAAGAGGGAAGAGCATATGCATACACAAGAACATGTAGCCTCATCAGGATATAGCAAGCCAACTTATGCTGTGTTGGTAGGTAGGACTGTGATGGTGTATGATACAAGTCGGTTTGCATCATTGCCAAACTGCAGCAAGTTCATGGTAAAAGAAAGAATAAAAGACTCTTCTGGAGCCACTAAAGTTAAATTAGCTCTGAAGTCTTGTGAGGAGAAAAG CACCTGTATGCCAACTGAAGAAGAAAGAGATGGAGTTGGCAGAAAATGTAAAGAAGAAGAAGATGGAACTGGTAAAAAGCAGCACTTTCGAGAAAATACTAAGATTCCGGGCTGCATTATATTCACT TGTGATAGAAGATTTTGTGGAACTATGAAATATCCATTACCAACAGGAAGAGCCACTGACTCTAAGATAGGCAAGGGTGGCAATGGATTTGTCTTCACAATGTATCATGAGCGAAAGCAATATGCTGTCAAAAAG ACTGTTTATCGTTCCAATGAAGTCAATGTCCACTCAGCACTGAACCATAAGAATATTTTACCTCTTTTGGCTGTACTGATGGGAGAGAGACATGAGCGTCACTCAGGAAAGTTCTACTGCTTTCATTTCATGCCAAAAATGGATTATGACTTGAGGCAAATTTTGTCAGCTAGAGAAGTTGGTTGCCTAAAACATTTCTACAATCATTGCTCAAAAGATATTGAAAAGTGGCAGACAGGCTTTAACAATGTAAAGTTTATACTTGCTGAGACTCTTGAAGCCCTTACACATCTTCATAATAATGGATATGTACATAGGGATGTGAAAG CCAGCAACATTATGATCAAGATGCAGTGCCGATGTCAGCCACTCTACTGTAAATGTAGTTCAAAGTTTCAAGTCAAACTTGGAGACTTTGACTCTGCTGGTACTGTACCAGGACTTGGTATAAAAGAGCCTACTGACCAGATGATCAAGTTTGCCTCCATACTGCCACTAGGAACACCAGGATATCGGGCTCCTGAG GTATCCATGCACATCACCCTATCAGGACCTTATGAAACACTGTACACGTTTGCAGTTGACATGTGGTCATTTGGATGTCTGTGTTTGAATATTTGTATTGGGAAGACTGCTGCTTTGAAACAAAGAGAAGAAGCTTCTCTACTTTTGTCTAAAACCCATCCATGTGGTAAAGAGCTTTGGGAAAAGACAACCAAG ATCAAAGAACTAGAGAATGTAAAGCCATTTTCTAGTGAAAAAGAGTTTCTCAACCTTATCAAGAGCTGTCTCCAAGTCAGTGGAGATGCTCGACCAACTGCACCAGATGCTGTTAAGGTCTTTAAACAGCatttactgactaactga